The genomic stretch AAGAGAGCTTTATATAATCAATGCATCAAAGTTTACACGAGTGTCCTGTGTTACAAGATCATGCACTAAGTCTAGAAGGTTGGCTTGTCTAGAAACAGTTGCCGGCCAACTTGGCAATCTTACCTAGTGCATCTGCAAAcgtgttgctctctctcttgacaTGGCGGACAAGGAATTCACCCAGATTTTTCACGTTTTCCTTCGCCTCATCATAGACCCCTGCATCACCTACCTCTTCACCCGCTTCGTCGATCGTTCCTGCTTCGCCCACTTCTTCGCCGTGCCCGAGCTCTACTACACCGGTCCCCGCTCCGCAGCATCCTCCCCCTACCGTCCCTCCTCCGGTCGTTCAGCCGACtttgaggaggagtgggaggtacgcGCTTTCGGAGGATGGGGCGGGACCTACCGATGAGGACGCCATGCAGAGAGCCATGCGACGCAAGGCGGAGAAGAACTTGGACACGGCAGGTATGAGACATACATCCAAGTCTTTCACTTCTTTTTCAGATTCTCGCATTTCTTCTAATTTGCTCAGTTTAGGAGTTTCGTTGGGTACTAGGCCTGACGAGGTTTCGGGTTCTGccaatgtgttgagacagacggagcttgaccgtttaacggttgctccGAATGACTCCACTGGGCTGGAGACTCCAGTTGATGACGATGATGGAGCGGATGACATCTTAGATGGTCAGCTCCTCTCGTCTATTATTGGTACTCTTACAGAGGTCGATTTGGAATACTCGGAGCTTAGTTCAATTTATGATCTAAAAGCTTCTGCACGTGGTTCCCGATCGTCCGCTGGTAAGAAGtctcgtagatatggcaaaaATACTAAATCTACAAAAGTTTCTCGATgattggcatgtttcggaatagcagaggtcttggtgacttggctaagcattctcacattgccgatggttgtagagattatgatttagattttattgcaatATCAGAGACGGGTAGACGAAATTTCTCACAAAGTTTCCTCGACCGAttgtcaggcgggattaactttcagtggttttctcgtccgcctcgtggtaggtgcaggggcattttacttggcgtccgcatagacacaATGACTGTTCTTGCTAGTTcagatggagagtatcacatcaAACTCGATATCCAGAACAAAGTAGAcggtttcatttggagtctggttgctgtgtatggtgcaGCCCAAGACGCTTTTAAGGCCGACTTTCTACGTGAGTTGGTTAATCTCGCAAAGGATAATCCGTATCCGATTTTAATCGGCGGGGATTTCAATTTGAtgagatttcctcatgagaaGAGCAAAGGCCCTTTtcatggacattggcctttcttgtttaatgctgtcattgatagcttagACTTAAGAGAGGTTTTTATGTctggtcgacagtttacttgagccaacagcttgcctgggccaacatacgagaaactagatcgtgtgttgatggataccgaatgggagaaTCAATATCCCATGGTGTCTGTCCGCGCCCTAGagcgtattgaaaaactgtctgaccatgctcctattCTCTTAACCACTGGGAATCCGCGTCAtgtttgtaaacggccgttcaaatttgaactaggtTGGTTACAACAAGATGGATTTCACGAGATGGTTAAGAGGGTTTGGGAAATACCAGTCAGGGGCAACAATCCGATGtcgagatggaataataaaatgcgcGCTATGCGTAAACATCTCGCGGGTTGGGCTAcccatacggctggtattcttaaGAAAGAAAAGATTCGCCTTTCACAAGTGATCGATGATCTAGAGGCCCTAGCGGAAGTGAGACCGTTATCCACGCAAGAGATTGACcttaagaatcaatccaatgcgcagatagcgagccttcttcgcgaagaggaactcaaatggtatcaacgatcgaaggcccaattcattttggaagggGATTCGAATACACGATATTTTCATGGATTAGCCAATGGAaggcatcggaaaaaacgtattcattctctcaTCCAAGATGAAGGGGTTATTGAAGGGCATGatcaactcaaatcttacattactaattactaTAAGGATCTGTTTGGGCCTCCGGAGGAAAGTtcttcgtcaaggagttgaggcctaacataaatgatatcaccgtctcctttggcgataattctacatccgaggtattgggttttggcaaggttgtggttgcacacaacattactcttgtggatgtcatgcttgtcaaaacccttggttacaatttgctttccgtttccgcccttggcaagatgggattcgccgtctttattgataatgatattgtggtcctcttgtggagcaagactctaaaagtcgctttcgttgggtaccgcgaacacaacttgtatgtggtggacttttcggggaccaccacgacaagcgcgatgtgcctattcggaaaggctgacgtgggttggttgtggcaccgccgcctagcccatgtcaacatgagaactttgcaaagtcttcacaaggggaaccatattgtgggactaatggaaaatatgtcttttgccaaagatcgtgtttgtagggcttgtgttgaaggaaaaatgcatgactctccgcatccaagcaagactatcatctcttccaagaggatcttggagctccttcatgtggatctctttggtcccgtcactcatgcaagtcttggtgcgaagaaacattgcttggtgattgttgatgactactcaagatacacttgggtctacttcctcaagacgaaggatgagactcaacaaatattcattgactttgctaccgaggtgcaacgccaacacaacctcctcattatggcaataagaagtgacaacggctccgagttcaagaactatacactcaatgattttcttagtgatgaggggattcgacatcaatattccgctgtttacacccctcaacaaaatggggttgcggagaggaagaaccggactcttatggatatggcaagatctatgatggcggaatataaatcccgcaataacttttgggcggaagccatctccaccgcttgccactcctctaaccggctccatctccgcaagggcttgaacaagactccatatgaaatactcaccgggaacaagcctaatatctcatacttcaaggtgttcgggtgtaagtgtttctacaaaatcaaaggagttcgtttgtctaaatttgctcctaaagctttggagggtatatttgttggttacggtgccgaatctcacacttatagaatctttgatgtatcctccgggattatcattgaatcttgtagtgtgaagttcgaagaaaatgatggctcccaagtgggatcTCTCCTTGTATCATACATTATTTATGACATTTCATTCCACTTAAAATGTTTGCAATTTGTTACTTCGAATTAACAGAAGTACTATTTGGTGCATTTGTCTGCCGGCTGCCATATAGTATTGTGTAGTACTATTTTGTGATTCACTAGTCATGACtcgttatttcaaaaaaaaaaatgggggggggggggggtgtgtgaAAAATCATAATGTTTATTAGAGCTTAGTACATGTACATACCGAGTATTTTCATAATAAGCCATTGTCTTGCATCACTGCAAATATTATCACCAACTGATCTTGCCTAAACTGAACCAGGCTCTTGCTACTTTATAAAATGAgcattttgtaattttttttgcagcagaaaatagaaaataaacaaCGCATGttgcaatgttcagatggcccctcattTTTGTCATTGTTTCAAAGCAATGTGGATGTGGATCTTCTTGTGTTGCTGTTTACTTCTGAACCCATGCGTCTGTTTAGTTGTATTTATATTGGGTCCAGGAAACAAATGGGGAGGAACATCTATTGTTTATGTCCAGCTTTCTATCCATATGAGTATTCATATGTCCCTAGTGTATATTTCTTGTTACGAACTATTGCAATGAGATTGGTGAGACTCATGTTTATGTTTACCACTTGTTTTGCAGGTTTCTAAGACTTGTAAGAGAAGAGTTGTTTTGGAGAACTAGGAAACTGATGGTGGTAGTCTTCCGAACTCTCGTTTTGGGGAAATTCTGTGAGAAGTCAGGGTTTGTTAGAATTTGTTGGTGCACTTGGTCGATGACAATTTGGGGAAATCTGGGAAATGTTTTACTTATTCTGCCTTTGCTTGTTCGCCTCTTGAGCTTTAGTAGAACGGCTAGATTCTGTCAGCAGTTCAGCATGGATTGACAGTCAACAACAACATCATGCCCTTTTAACTTTGAATGGATCAGTAGCCTTTAGAAGTCAGAACTATGAATATCTTGGCCTAGACTGTTCTGGGATGTTGTTATTATCAACAACTCCGTATCGTATATCATTGTGGAATCTAGAACCTTATTTTAACTTCAGAACGCTTGCTCTGAATTTACTGGGTCTGTAAGATTAAACTAATGTGTTCTTGCATTGTTATTCGACCTGGAGTCTAGCTTAATCCTTGGCATTGACATGTTGAGAAGAACTTTTGGTTGAAACTCTTCTGAAGTGTGGATATTTGGAGTCCTTTCGTACTCTGCAATGGGATTGTATGCTCCATGCCAGTTCTTTTTTACCTGGATGCGAGCTACTGTAGGATGGTCCGCTGCTGATCGTGTAGTGTCTTTCATGTGTAAAAGTTGTCCAATTTAGTGCTTTCCTGCACACATCATCATTTCAATTAAGGATCCCCTAGTGATATCATTTTGTATGCCAaaaaaatttaaataattttttaaTCCAAAAAGTGATCTCATCTGCCATTTTTATGTGCAATAATTTTAAATGCTCAATTACAGTTTTGAAAATTCACTATTTGACCATAAAATTTCAGGTAAAAAGTTTTTTAATACCGTACTTCCCAGACGTGGAACTGAAAGTTTTACGAGAGAGTGAAACTGGGGAAAGTATGAGGACTGAGGATCGGTGACTGGTAGCAGTCAAAGTAGAAATGTAGAATACCTACCCAGCCAAAGAAAAAAGATGAAATTTTGGCGGGAAAATGATGACATATGCTCAGCAGTCTGCACAGCCAATGGGGCGATGGCGTTCAAAACCACCCAAGCCCACCTTTTGCAGGTCCTGCTAGGATACAGCTGCACGGCATTCAGGGGATTCTCTGCATAGATCAGCCTTGTAGACCAAAGTCACTGACCTGTGGGCCCGAAAGAGCTGTATCGTTTGCCTACGCGGTGGCACAACCCTACACAGCTTTCACCCGTGCCACGACCAGATATTTCAGCTGGTGTGCACCCAGTCCATGTGAACCGAGGCCTCTGTACCGTCGGGAATCCTTCTGGTTCTGGCCTCTGTACCACAGTGTGCGCCGCCCACGTCTCGTCACGGCACTGCGATGTCGCTCCGCCGCCTACTGCCTCTCTCCGCCGCCGTCTCCGGCCGCCTACGCCGCTCCCTCTCCACGGGCGTCTCCTCGCTTCCTCCCAGCTGGGTCTTGTTCGAGCAGGCGACACCGGCCGTCGGGTCGGGACTGCGCTCGTGCGCGCGCATCGTCGAGCCGCCGGACTTCTCCCAGCTCGCCGTGCCGGCGCTCCACGTCAACACCAGCGACGTACCCGACCCCGACAGCGACGTCACTCAGCTCCTCGGCGGCCAGGTATGCTCCGCGAGCGGCGACGGCCTCGTCCTCGTCACCATCTACGACATGCGCTTCCCGGCTCCCATCCTCGCGAAGCAGGGCGCCCATCATGTGCGCCAGATGATCACAGAGATCGTCCCCGAGCACAACCCAGACATCACCCGCTTCCTCTGCAACCCGCTCACCGGCCAACTCACCCGCCTCCCCGACATCGGGAGCGGCCCCAAGCAGATCGCGTGCGGCCCTCACATGGGCGTCCTCACCCAAGCCGACCGCGGCCACGGGCCGCCCGACAGGTTCGCCGTCGCCGAGCTGCAGGGGAACACGATGCTCCGGTTTCTCTCAAACACGGGCGGTTGGGAGCTCGCGGGCACCGCGCCGTGCCGACTCCCGCGTGCGCGCGGCCGGGTCTTCTTCGAGAGGGGCGGGTTCGACCAAGAGGCGGTTGCCTTCGCCGGTCGGCTGTGGTGGGTGGACCTGACCTGGGGTGCCATCTCGGCGGACCCGTTCAGCGACAGGCCGGAGCCCCGGTTCGTCGAGCTGCCGAGGGGCAGCGTGCTGCCTGCACGCAGCACAGCGCCCACCGGGAAGCTGCTGCGTACCTTCGAGGAGGGAGAGGCCTACCGGAGATGTGCGCTGGGTAGGTACCGGCGCATGGGGGTCAGCGAGGGAAGGCTGCGGTATGTCGAGGTGTGGGATCGGGAGCCGTTCGTGCTCACCGTCTTCGCGCTCGACGACCAGGGCAGCGCCTGGACGCTCGAGCACCGCCTGGTGCTCAGCCGGCTCTGGGCCGATGGAGACCATCCCTGGCTGCCCTTGCCGGAGAAGACCACGCCTCAAATTAGCGCCCTTCACCCACTGGACGGCAATGTCATCTACCTATCGGTCGGAGAGCATGTCATCGTCGTGGACATGAACAGGGAGGAGGTGATTGGGAGTTCTCCGCGGAACGGCACCGGTACCTGCGTCACATGCGTGCTTCCACCATGGCTTGAATCGAGCCGGATCCCTGCAGGTAATCACTAGCTCGTTTGAATTGCTACTAACCTGGGTTGCAATTTTGCATTGCCCATGAGTTTTTTCTGCGCGACCTTATTTTCAAAGGATCTGTTTACAAGTGTAACAAGAGTAGGATTTGTTGATCATAATGTGGGAGTAATCGAGTAGAGATGCTATCTATATGTTGATCAGACGAGCATAATTCTTTCTACATAGCTGCATTATATAGTTTGGAAATGATTTGGATGAGGAACAAATGCTCTGTAGAGTTTTGAAATATGCTGTCATTGCTAATCAGTTAGGTGTAGGATAAAATTATACACGAAAACATCCTACTAGAAGTTCCAGTCAATGAATATATTGTAGTTCCTCCATTCCAAAATACAGTGCCAAAAGTTATTAGTACTGCTGGATAATGCATATTTTTTTCTTTATACATAACTAGAGCAATGGCTCAGAATTATTTCTACCCATGTCTTATGAGAATTGGGGTAGGGGATTTTTGGGTTTATGATAGTAGATGTGTGACTGCTAACATCTTTGCCTCCAAGATACCCTACTAACATAAGTTGCAGTCTAGGAGTAAATGCACTGCCAATTTTATCTAAATTGTAATCATTCTACTAATTCTCATTCACTTCTTGGGTTTAAAATGTGGATAGCACTTGGAACTCGAGTTTTCAATTCCAAAGTCCCATGTCAACTACCTTAAACTTCTAGCACCTCCCCAGATATATAGCTGAAATGGTCACATTGCAAAATTCTATATTTACATGTTCCTAAATCCTAAAGGCTCATGCGCGCTTGCGCTtttcttgtgtgtgtgtgtgtgtgtttttgcCCGCCATCTATGACAGAATTTTTTTAGAAGTGTACCAAGGGTAGGATATGGTTGTCATTTTGTGGGGACTTGGCACTCTCGGATATATTTACATTTGTCAAATGATTAGTGCTATTAGGAAAGGCGTAGAATGGTTTCTCTCTATAACCAAGCCAATAATGACTTGGAATGTTTACCTATatacaatgcacatatatataatGTTGTATAAATTGTTTTGTGTTAGTATTTTGTTCAAATTCGTGTACCTGCATTAGAGGAATTTGCATTTTCAGGCAAGAAGGGTGATGGGGAAAAAGAGACTTTGGCAGATGTTCTGGTTCGTTCTGGCGGAAGTCACATGAAGTGAAGCACCCCAAGTTAGAAATTGATGTATCTCTCGGTACTATATTCTATATATCTCTCAGCTCATGCTTCTATATTGATCCACTATCCATACATTGTTAGTTGTATGCCGCCCATTCACATGTTCAGGATGATGTATTCTTCTTACATACATATGTTACTCACGTCATTCAGTTTATGATTTCAAAAAGCAATGTTGTGCACGTTTTGTCAGTTACTTACTAGTATTTATTGCCAAATATGTTGTCATCATTAATACCAGTCTGCCATGTTGGTTAACTTCTAGTTACAGAATTACATGTCAGTCAGTTTTCAGTGTGTCTATGTCATAACAAGCTTTGTAATAACTAATACACGTGCCCAAATATTTAATATTCGCAGATCATTCGGTATAATTTTTTTGTAAGCAACTGGCAGGATCACTCCTTTTCATATAGAATAGGGAAAACAGGACATTGTGTGTACATGGCATGTTTAGTTTACGGTGGAAACATGCCGAAACCATCGGAAAGAAACCCAAACTAAAAGCCCTAGTCTGGCTTAGTCGGCACGTTCAGTATAATTCTAACCAGGCTAATTGAACTAGTTCTTCCAGGTGGTAGAGCCTTGTGGCTGCAGCAGGCAGCATGTAATGCTACTGAAAAACTATTGATATATCTTTTAGCATGGAACCTTTGTCCAGGAATATTACTGTTTGCTGAACCAGATTCCATCATCTAAAAGGGTGTTTCAGAACTAGCAGGCATGATTAACATATTAGGTACAGGACTGCAGACTGGGAAATAAATCATTTATAAGAACCTGAAGAATGCCTCGCCTCACCATAATATCTATTTAAGCATTGTATTTTCTTTTTCCCGAAATACTATCACTAACTGATCATGCTTGAAACAGGAAATTGCAATTTCATAACAAGTGATTAACATATATATTAAGTGCAGAACTACCAACTGAGCAATAAATCATTGATAAGAACCTGAAGGACACCTCACTTTGTCACCATAATATCTAATTcagcattttcttttcttttttctcaaATACTATCACCAACTGATCAAGCTTGAAACTGGAAATTGTGATTTCATAATAAATGATTATACATTGTGTGTTTCTGCTGCAATCAAGAAATGGTTGTTATCAGAATACTAACTCACTGTTCATTTCAAATTAAAAGGGACATATGTAGATGGACTTGTTTAGGAAATCTGTTCACATTTTGTTTCTGCTCTTTATTTCCTCTGCCAGTCATTCCACTTATATGTTTACATTAAAGTGTCTCCGATGTTTTGTTTTCAGGTGTATTAAATCTAATAAAAATAAGTAGTAGCTGATGGTGGTAGTTTGCCGTGACACCCATTTTGTGGAAAAGCTGGAGAAGTTTGGTTTTTTGAAGTTTGCTCATGAACTACTCGTATTGGGGAAAATGTCGGAGTTGGTTCGGAATTTAAGTTCACAGTTGAACATTCTAGTAGAACCACTCAATTAAGTCAATGTTTGGTTGCAAGACAATACACTCATGTTTTTGCAGTAAAAGGTGGATGCAACACACGTTTAACTCAAATTTGAGAAATTTTGATAAGAGACCTCCCTGCTTACCCATCCTACATTACGAGTGAGAGATGTGATGAAGTAATGATTCTTTGAATGTACAAGGGAGTACTCTGTTGTACTTACTACTGAGAAGAACCTTTATTTTGGAGAGCTTTAAGCTGCTCTGGAGGGTGGCTGATCTTGGAGACTTGGAAGTTGGAATCCTGGCGTACTCTGCAGTTGATAAGTTTTTTTAAGTGAAAGAGAGCTTTATATAATCAATGCATCAAAGTTTACACGAGTGTCCTGTGTTACAAGATCATGCATTAAGTCTGGAGGTTGGCTTGTCCAGAAACAGTTGTCGGCCGACCTGGCAATCTTACCTAGTGCATCTGCAAAcgtgttgctctctctcttgacaTGGCGGACAAGGAATTCACCCAGATTCTTCAGGTTTTCCTTCGCCTCATCATAGATAGGCCATAGTTTTGACCTGTCAGGCTCCTTCGATTTGATGGCGGTGACCGGGGTGCCTGTCTTATTCCAGTCCCTGCAGCAGCTTGATGCCCTTTAGAGCCGCTCTTGCTTCAGCCTTCTCCGCATCTTGGCATTTGGTTAGGGCATTTCTAGAGGGGCGACCCATCATGTTCTTGGCCGTTTGAAATGGTCTGCGCGGATTGGCAATCAGGCAACACATGCTCTAGTGGTTCGACCCAAGCGGACTGACCAACCCTCGCCTGCCATCTCCGCCGTCACCCCAGGCAGCGCCGCCGTCTGCGCTCTGGGTCGCCATTGCCGTCGCCAGTTCCCAGCGGATCATGCTTCCCACGGACCGCGTTAATGGCCGTGATCTACGTCATCGATAAAAGATCTAGCATGTTGTTGCCATCCCTAGTTGTCGTCGTGACTCCCCCATTTCCATCAACGACACATAACACGCTCGTTGCCGGAGTTGGCTGCTTACTGGGGTTCATCCCGCCACCAACTCTTCTGCCGCCGCACGCTTGGGCGCGTCGCTTGCCCGTGCGCCCACAACCTGCTCGTTCAGTTGTTGGACCGAGTTTGTGGTATGCCGGAGTTGGCTGCCTACTGGCGTCCATCCCACCACCGGCCACGTCACCAACTCTTCTGCAGCCGCACGGTTGGGCATGTCTCTTGCACGTGCGTCCACAACCTGCTCGTCTAGTCGCTAGACCGAGTTTGTTCCTCCAACAGCAGGACTGAACGCAGCTTGATGAAGGTGAGGAGGCGGCCGCTCGTCATGTGCTGGAGTTGCTTGTTGAGGCCACGGAGAACGTTGTGGAAGAGGTCGTTGTCCTTAACGTGAGAGCCGAGATCACAGAGAGTGTCCGCCATGTGCTTCATCTTGGAGGTTTACTCGATGACGGAGAGGTCGCACTGGTTGAACCCGTGAAACTCATCGTGGAGGAAGGTTGTGCGGGTGTCACGATCCAGATGGAGCACCAGAGGGAGAGGGCGGTGGCGTGTCGGGCGTCCACGATCGCCAAGGTGGAAGGGGTGACCGTGGCATCGTACCAAGAGACAATGGCGAAGTCGTTGAGCACCCAGTCGGAGGTGCCCTGGGCAGGGGAGCCATTGATGTGATCCCGGAGCCCAAACTTGGAGAGGTTAGAGGAATTGGGGTCGCCATAGACTGTAATTCTCCTTCTCGTAATCCAACGTGACAAGGACGTGGTCAAAGATGCGGAGAGCTTGCAGCTGAGTGGTGTGGAGGGTTTGAGTTGCAACAGGGATGCCAAACTGTTCATCGGAGCCAAAGTCAGactccgaggaggaagaggcATAGGAGCTCATGGCGTTGAGGTAGGAGGTGGGGCGGCAGAAGCTCGCGATTGGATCTAGAAAGCTGAGCCTAAGCTAATCACAACTGATTTCATTGATTGTAATGGATACTATATATAGCATACAAGCAGCTCTCTATCTTGCGGTAAACAAACTGGAGCAAGATTAGGCTGAATAGTTATCTACAGCTAGAGATATTAACAAACTAACTGCTACTAACTAACTAACTGAATATTTGATTCAGTTAACCGAGAGTGATGGGAGATATTAACAAACTAACTACTACTAACTAACTGAATATCTGATTCAGTTAACAGAGAGTGATGAGAGCAAgctacagctgggcatgggcagcccggcccggcccgaaaattccgggccgggtcgggcttgcacatCGGGCCAGGTTCGGGCCTGATTTTcgagcccgaacgtcgggccaGGCCGGGCTGGGCTTGGGCTTGCATAAAACACAGTGTAAGCCTAGTTCGGGCCGGGCTTGTCGGGTCAGGCCGAGCTTTCGGCAGTTCAGGCCGGGTTCGGGCCTAATTTGTAAGCCCGAATGTCAGGCCGGGCCAGGCTCGGGCCTGGAAATTTCAGTTCGGGCTTTTTCAGGCCCGTCCTGAaacccggcccgagaaatgcccaggtgTAGAGCCAGCCTTGGCAACTCCAGTAGTTATCATCTAAGAATGTTCCAGTAGTTTTTATAATATCAAAACTAGAAGTGCAATAGCAAGTTTTTTTTGAAGAACTGAATACAGATAAACTACAGTATAGCACAGACACCAACATATTCTAGCAAGGATTCTTATTTTGCATACAGAAAATAGTCAGTGATATATATCCTGCGGAGTTCAGTCCTTGTGTCACA from Lolium rigidum isolate FL_2022 chromosome 4, APGP_CSIRO_Lrig_0.1, whole genome shotgun sequence encodes the following:
- the LOC124648710 gene encoding uncharacterized protein LOC124648710; this encodes MSLRRLLPLSAAVSGRLRRSLSTGVSSLPPSWVLFEQATPAVGSGLRSCARIVEPPDFSQLAVPALHVNTSDVPDPDSDVTQLLGGQVCSASGDGLVLVTIYDMRFPAPILAKQGAHHVRQMITEIVPEHNPDITRFLCNPLTGQLTRLPDIGSGPKQIACGPHMGVLTQADRGHGPPDRFAVAELQGNTMLRFLSNTGGWELAGTAPCRLPRARGRVFFERGGFDQEAVAFAGRLWWVDLTWGAISADPFSDRPEPRFVELPRGSVLPARSTAPTGKLLRTFEEGEAYRRCALGRYRRMGVSEGRLRYVEVWDREPFVLTVFALDDQGSAWTLEHRLVLSRLWADGDHPWLPLPEKTTPQISALHPLDGNVIYLSVGEHVIVVDMNREEVIGSSPRNGTGTCVTCVLPPWLESSRIPAGNH